A single genomic interval of Hoplias malabaricus isolate fHopMal1 chromosome 7, fHopMal1.hap1, whole genome shotgun sequence harbors:
- the chac1 gene encoding glutathione-specific gamma-glutamylcyclotransferase 1, which produces MKPQDIVAAKSSLWIFGYGSLVWKPDFKFKRSKVGFVRGYKRRFWHGDNFHRGNDDMPGRVVTLIEEDDACTWGVAFEVTGAQVEESLRYLNVREAVRGGYLTRIVEFIPRGENQTPIQALLYIATPDNPIYLGPASTEEIAAQIAVCKGKTGHNIEYLLRLAEFMRHSCPDVDDPHLFSIEAACLSIIRPILLAAQPHN; this is translated from the exons ATGAAGCCTCAAGACATCGTGGCAGCCAAGAGCAGCCTCTGGATCTTCGGCTACGGCTCACTTGTGTGGAAGCCCGACTTCAAATTCAAGAGGAGCAAAGTGGGCTTCGTCCGCGGATACAAGAGACGCTTCTGGCACGGAGATAACTTCCACCGTGGGAATGATGACATG CCTGGAAGAGTGGTGACTCTCATAGAGGAGGATGAT GCATGCACCTGGGGCGTTGCCTTTGAGGTGACAGGTGCGCAAGTGGAGGAGTCCCTCAGGTACCTGAATGTGAGGGAGGCAGTTCGAGGGGGTTACCTCACTCGAATTGTAGAGTTCATCCCACGCGGCGAGAACCAGACGCCCATCCAAGCCCTGCTTTACATCGCCACGCCCGATAACCCCATCTACCTCGGGCCGGCCAGCACAGAAGAAATTGCTGCCCAGATTGCCGTGTGCAAGGGGAAGACGGGCCATAACATCGAGTACCTGCTCCGTCTGGCAGAGTTCATGAGGCACAGCTGCCCTGATGTAGATGATCCTCATCTGTTCTCCATCGAGGCAGCCTGTCTGTCTATCATTAGGCCCATACTGTTAGCAGCCCAGCCACATAACTGA